The Bryobacteraceae bacterium genomic sequence GCGTGCCGTCGGCGGCGGTGAAGGTTCCGGTGGAGTAGGTTCCCGGCTCAGCGCCGGGCGGGTTTGTTCGCGGCCGCTTTCACGGAACGGATCGAGACAAGCCCGTCGGAGGCGCCCTCCGGCGGGGAGAGCGCCGAGGTGGCGGCGGGCTCGGCCGGTTCCGTCCGCAGGCGAAGCGTGTAGGCGCCGATGGAGCCGAAGGTTCCCGTTACGATGGCGCGATAGGTTCCGGGCGCGATGGTTCCCTGGATGCGGATCGTGGCGGGATCGAGGTCGAGTTCGATGGCGAGGACGCGGTCATTGGCGTTGAGGAGAATGAGCGCCGGCTCGATTTCGGCGGATTCGAGTTCGAGCGTGAGGTCAGCGCGGGCATCAATGGTAAAGGGATGGACGCGAACGCGGGTGGCCGGGGTGGCGAAGGGAACGATCTCGAAGTAGCGGCAGTCCGAAGCTTCGATGACGCCGTCGACCGGATTGCCCGCGGTGATCTCGATTTCCGGGCAACCGGGTACGTCGCGGAGCGCGGCGCGGGCGACGAAGGCTGGCGCGGGAGTGGCGGCGGAGGTGAGCGCGACGGTGTATTCGCCGGCGGGAATGGTGGTTTCGATAAGCGCGTTGCCGTCCGCGTCGGTGGAGCGGCTGGCGGCGATGACGCCATTCCCGTCGATGAGGGCGATGGAGCCGCCCGCGCCGGCGAGGTTCAGGTCGATGCGGCCGACGCGGCGGTCGGGGACGCTCAGTTTGTACGGCTGGGCGGCGGTGGGGTTGGAGCTGAAGGGGACGAGGTCCAGAACGCGGCAACCGTGCAGGGGGATCGTTCCTTCGACGGCGGCGTTGAGCGGGAGGTCCGCCGGGGCGCAGTCGCGGGGCGGAGTGAGGCCGGCCTGGATGGTGTAATCGCCGGCGGCGGGTTCGTACTCGGTGGCGTAGAGGCGGTACTCGCCGGGCGGGAGATTGACGAGAAGGCGGGAATCGAAGGTGTCGCCCGAGGCATCGTCGTTGGCGGCGATTTGCCGATTCTCGGCGTCGGTGAGCGCGATAAAGCTGTCGATCGACGGCGATCCCATCTCGATCGTCGCCACGGAGGGCTCGTCGACTTTGAGAGTATAGACGTGGACGAGCGACTCGTCGCTTTCGGGGACGAAGACGTCGAGGAGGCGGCAGCCGGATTCCGTGAAAGCGGCGGCGAAAGGTTCACCGAGGGGCAGAGACCGCGGCTCGCAGGGGCGCAGAGTCTCGAGTTTGGCGGAGAAACTCATAGTTCCCTCGGCGGCGCTGCTCACCGTAATCTGGTGCGGGCCCGGCAGCAGGCTGGCGACGAGGTGTCCGCGGCCGGGCGCGACCTGACGCGAGGCGGCGGGATTGACGATGGAGATCGTCGGCTCCAGGCCATCGGCGGTGAGATTGGCGACGCCGGTCTCCGGTATTTCGAGTGCGAAGCGGGCCACCATGGTTTCGCTGGTGGAGGTAGTGGAAGTCAGGTCGAGCAGACGGCAGGAGGAGGAACGCTGGAAGGCCACCTCCACGGAGGCGCCCGCTTCGAGAGGCGCGACGGGACATTGGCGCGGCTGCTCGCCACGCGCCTTGAGGAGGAAGGCGCCGCCGGTGTTGGGGACGCGGGCGGCGGCAACGACGATGTAGGCGCCGGGAGGAAGGTTTGCCACGAGGCGGGAGTTGAGATCGTCGGGCGCGGCGTTGTTGTTGGATCCGACCAAGCGTTGGCCGTCGGCGAAGAGATAGAGCACGGGGTCGAAGTCGGCGGAGTTGAGTTCGAGCGTGATGACGGAGCGTTCGGCGAGATCGAGGCGAAACTGGCGGATGCGCGAGGCGTTGGAACTGCCGGTGAAGGCATCGAGAAAACGGCACCCGTCGCCGGCGACGCTGCCTTCGATCTCAGCGCCGGGGGCGAGGGGATCCACCGGGCAGTCGGCGGCTTGGCCGAACAGGAAACCGGTGGCCGTCGCGCCGAGCGCAATAAACACACGAAACTTCATGGATCCTCCGAGAGATTAGGATACCCGAACGGCGGGAGGCGCGCCTGGCCAGAGAGTACTAGTGGGTACGGGCGTCGCGGAGCGCCGGGTAAAACTGGACAAAGACGTTGTCGGCGGCGGCGTGCTGATTGTGGCAGTCCCAGCAGGATTTCTTCGGGAAGGCCTTCGACTGCGCAAGCTGGGTGTTGTGCTCACGGTCAATGAAGTTGAAGTACGCCCATTTTTCGGGGAAGCGCTTGGAGTCTTTGAGAGCGACTTCGATGCCGAGGAACTGGTCCTGGAAAACGCCGCGTTTGTTGATGGAGGCGTTGGTTCCGGGCTTCACGACTTCCATGACGAGCATGGCGCCATCGGGGAAGACTCCGGATTTCTTGTAGGCGGCGAAGGCTTCCGGCTGGATATAGATGTTGTGGAAGGTGGCGTTGGCGGCGGTTTCGGGCGAACCTTCGGTGTAGCCCATGCCGTAGTTGGCCGCGACGAATTTCCATTCGCGCCAGCCTTCGGGACGGATGAGTTCGCCGGCGGCGGTGTAGCGCGGGCGAGCCATGGGTCCGGCCCAAAGGATACAGACGGTGAGAAGCAGAATCGCGCGCGGGACCATTTCTAGATTGTAGCTACCACCGAATGGCGCCGAGGAGGTTGCTGTAGTCGTCGGTCCATAGGCGGCGGGGATCGGCGTTGAGGGGTGTTCCCGGGACGGGGCGGCCGTCGAGGGGGATGAGCGCCCAGATGGAGGCGTAGTGCATCTTTTCCGCGTTGCCGGGGTCGCGAACGATGTGGGCGGTGGCGCCGAGGGATTGGGCGAGCGCGGCGGCGACGGGGGCGAGGTCCAGCACGGAGTTCGAGAGGTGGAGAGCGAGGACGCCGTCGGACTTCAGGCGCCGGCGGTAGAGCTGCGCGGCTTCGCGCGTAAGCAGGTGGACGGGAATGGAGTCGCCGGAGAAGGCGTCGACGACGAGGACATCGAAGTTATTCGGGGCTTCGCGGTCGAGCGAGAGGCGGCCGTCGCCGGCGATGACGTCGACCGCGGCTTTCGACGATCCCAGGAAGGTGAACCATTGACGGGCGTCGCGGATGACTTGGGGGTCGAGTTCGTAGAAGCGGTAGGAGTCGCCGGGATTCGCGTAAGCGGCGAGCGTGCCCGCACCGAGTCCGATGACGCCGACGCGGCGCGGGGCGGTGGCCGGTTCCGAGAGCAGGCGGCCGGCTCCTCCGGTGGGGCCGTAGTAGGTGGTTGGGGCGAGCTTGCGGGCGTCGTCGCGCCATTGGAGGCCGTGATTGACGATGCCATGGATCATCGCGAGAGCAGCGCCATCGCCGACAGTGGTAACGCGGAGCGCCCCGTAGAAATTGCGACTGGCGGCGAGATTGCCGTCGCGGAAGGATTGGACCTGCAGCATTGCGGCGACGACGGCTCCGATGGCGACACCCGTCCAAGCGAGGTCGGCGAGCGGGTTCTTGCGCCAGTTGCCGAACATGCCGATGAGGGCGCAAGCGGCGACGACCAGCGCGAGTTCCACCGAGTAGCGAAGCAGGAGCGGCGCGCCGACGGCGATCACCAGCGCGCCAAGAGCTCCGCCGAGCGCGATCCGGAGATAGTAGGACGTGAGGAAGGCCGGGGCCGGCTTCCGCGCGGCGAGTTCGCCGTGGCAGTACATACAGACGCAGAAGAGTCCGGCATTGAACAGGGGAATGGAGATGGACAGGGTGGACGAGGGGTCGAGCTTGACGAGCGCCCAGGCCATCGCGCCGAGGGCCGCCATGGCGAGCGGGTGGAAGAGGGCTGGGCGGCACCACTCAGGCTTATCGAAGCTGATGATGAGGGTGACGAGGTAGAGGGTAAGCGGGAGGATCCAGAGGAACGGCACCGGGGCGATGTTTTGCGTGAGGTGGTTGGTGACGGCGAGTAGCGCGGCCGAGGCGGCGGCGGGAAAGATCAGCCAGGCGGCGGTGGAAGCAGGTTTGCCGGCGGCATCGGAGACGGCGGTCCCGAGCGCGGCGAGATCGGCGTTGACAGGGGCGGCGAGGGCGCGCGTGGCGAGGCGTCCGCATAGAACGGCGAAGACCGCGTAGCCGGCTGCCCAGAGGATGAGTTGCAGTCTGGTTCCGGCGAACGGCTCAATGAGGACGGGGTAGGCGAGCAGGCCGAGCATGGAGCCGAGGTTGGAGACGGCGTACATTCGGTAGGGCGTGGAACCGGGGAACTCGCGTGAGTACCAGGCCTGGAGGAGGGGTCCGGTGGCGGAGAGGACGAAATAGGGACCGCCGACCCAGGCGGCGAGGATGGCGAGGACGCCGAGGACGGGGTTCGCGCCGGTGGGTGGGGCGGTCCAGGCGAGCGCCGGAAGCAGGAGCACGCTTGCCGCCAGAATCGCGATGTGGATGCGGCCGGGCCGCGCTGCGCGGTCCAGCCGGTGGGCGTAGTAGTAGCCGCCGAGGAGAACGGTTTGGAAGAAGAGCAGGCAGGTGGTCCAGACCGCGGCGGCGCCGCCGAACCAGGGGAGGATGCGGCGGGCGATCATCGGTTGGACGAGGAAGAGAAGGAAGGCGGAGAGGAAGACGGTGGCGAGGTAGCGGGGAGGGACGGATGCAGCGGGCCGCGGCGGGGTGA encodes the following:
- a CDS encoding cytochrome P460 family protein; this translates as MVPRAILLLTVCILWAGPMARPRYTAAGELIRPEGWREWKFVAANYGMGYTEGSPETAANATFHNIYIQPEAFAAYKKSGVFPDGAMLVMEVVKPGTNASINKRGVFQDQFLGIEVALKDSKRFPEKWAYFNFIDREHNTQLAQSKAFPKKSCWDCHNQHAAADNVFVQFYPALRDARTH
- a CDS encoding fused MFS/spermidine synthase — its product is MPRTADTRAAGTLAAPTVTPPRPAASVPPRYLATVFLSAFLLFLVQPMIARRILPWFGGAAAVWTTCLLFFQTVLLGGYYYAHRLDRAARPGRIHIAILAASVLLLPALAWTAPPTGANPVLGVLAILAAWVGGPYFVLSATGPLLQAWYSREFPGSTPYRMYAVSNLGSMLGLLAYPVLIEPFAGTRLQLILWAAGYAVFAVLCGRLATRALAAPVNADLAALGTAVSDAAGKPASTAAWLIFPAAASAALLAVTNHLTQNIAPVPFLWILPLTLYLVTLIISFDKPEWCRPALFHPLAMAALGAMAWALVKLDPSSTLSISIPLFNAGLFCVCMYCHGELAARKPAPAFLTSYYLRIALGGALGALVIAVGAPLLLRYSVELALVVAACALIGMFGNWRKNPLADLAWTGVAIGAVVAAMLQVQSFRDGNLAASRNFYGALRVTTVGDGAALAMIHGIVNHGLQWRDDARKLAPTTYYGPTGGAGRLLSEPATAPRRVGVIGLGAGTLAAYANPGDSYRFYELDPQVIRDARQWFTFLGSSKAAVDVIAGDGRLSLDREAPNNFDVLVVDAFSGDSIPVHLLTREAAQLYRRRLKSDGVLALHLSNSVLDLAPVAAALAQSLGATAHIVRDPGNAEKMHYASIWALIPLDGRPVPGTPLNADPRRLWTDDYSNLLGAIRW